The uncultured Celeribacter sp. genome includes the window ACGGGCTTTTTCATCACCTGGTTTCCTGGAAAAGTCAGCCCACAGCCCGAAACTGTGAACGGGCATAGACCAGCGCCGCAAGGTCGCGGGCTGCCTCGGCCAGAAAGGCCTCTTCGATCTGGCCGATAAAGACCTGATGGCTACCCTGCGTGCTATGGGACGTCACCCGACAGGCCAAAGACGCCAGTGCCGTTTGCAGGCGTGGCACGCCGGTCTGTGTGGCAGACCAGTTGCCCGCCAGAAACTTCTCTGCACCGCGCACGCCGCCCGCACCGGCAAACCGCAGCGCCAGATCCTGATCCGAGGCCCCCAGAAGCTGCACGCTGAAGCGGTCCAGGCGCATGATCTCCTCACAGGTCGCGGTGTCGCGATTGACACAGGCCAGAAGACTCGGCGGCCGGTCGGTCACCGAACAGACCGCGGTGGCCGTGATCCCGCGCCGCGCCGCGCCCTGTCCGACCGTGATCAGGGTCACCGCCCCCGGAAACAGAGCCATAGACTGACGAAACTCATCGGTTGAAATACTCATGTCAGATCATGTCCTCGTCTTTCAAAGCCGTGCAGATCATATCCTGCAACCAGATCAGCCCCGGATCCGTCGCAAAGCTTTCGTGCCGCCACAGTTTGATGTCATAGCTTGGCACATCGATTGGCAATTCCCGGATTTCCAAGCCACCCCGCGCCTTGAGCCGCCGATAGATTGAATGCGGAAAAATCGTCACGAAGTCAGTTTGCCGAACCACTTCCGGCACCACGGTGAAATGTTCGAGCCGCGCCGTGGCGGCCAGAGTAAGCCCCTGCTGAAGCAACAGGCTGCGCGTCATCTGGAACCCGGTTGCCGCCTGGCTGACATCCAGAAACGACAGGGCGGAAAAGCGTTCGACCGTCCAGTCGCCGGACAGGGCGGGATGACCGCTGCGCATCAGGCACACCATTCGATCCGGAAACAGCAATCGGCCCTGACAGCGCGCCGTCTCCAGATCCGGCAGATAGCCCAGCGCCAGATCGACCTGACCGCTGCGCAGCGCGCTTTCCATATCCGACATGGTCACCCGCACCGAGGTCAAACCGGCCTGAGGGGCCGCACGCTCCAACGCACCCAGAATGCGCGGCATGGCATAGAATTCGCCCGTGTCGGTCATGGCGACCCGAAACCGGCGCGCGGTCGTGCCGGGTTCAAAGCGCTGGGTGTCATGGATCGTCTGTTCCAAAAGCTCGACCGCCCGTTCAAAGGGTTCGCGCAGCCGAGTTGCGGTTTCGGTCGGCTCCATCTGATTGCCCACGCGCTGAAACAGCGGATCGGAAAACTGGTCGCGCAAGCGTCGCAGGGCGTGACTGACAGCAGGCTGGGTCAGCCCCAGACGGCTGCCCGCCCCGGTCAGGCTGCGCATGTCCCAGATGGCCAGGAACACTTTGACAAGGTTCAGATCGAAACGGCTGGAATGAGTTTGCTTCATGCTGCCACCATGCCGCATAAAGCTGTCCTATGGCAATGCACGGACGGCTCCGGCCTCAAGGGAACCCGCGCGGCGCATCCATACCGGCCAGAATTTTGCCCGCGCTTTCCATCGTCAGTGCCGTCACTGCGGCGTGCTGCGTGACCACCATCGCGTCGCGCAGGTAGCGCTGCATCGGGTTGGATTTGGCAATCACTCCCATGCCCGCAATCCGGTAGCAATCCTGCACCACCTCGGCACCGGACTGCGCCGCATTGGTGGCTGAAATCCGCAACAGGGTCGTCTGCTCCAGCGACACCGGGTCGCCCTTCAGCAACATCTCCCAGGCTTCCTCCGCAGCTTCATAGAAAAAGGCCCGCGCGCTGCGCAGCTTCGCTTCGGCCTGCGCCAGCCCCAGTTGGAAATAGCCGCGTTCACACAGGCGCGATTGCCCAACCATCAGCTTGGCCGCCCCCGACACGGATTTGGCCTGCTCAATCGCCGCGCGTGCCAGACCCAGATTGCACGCCGCATGCACCTGAGCCTGATAGGCCAGCGCCGGATAGCGATAGAGCGGCTCGTCAAAAATCCCCGGCGCACCGCGTTCGCAGATCCATGTGTCGGAATAGAATTTATCCGTGACGGTGGTGTCATGGCTACCGGTGCCCTGCATGCCCGACACATCCCAGGTTTCGACGATCTCGACCTCATTGGCGGGGGCCACGGCCATCATCACTTTGGGCGGCGCTTCGGGTTCGGCCCCTTGCGGCTGGCCCGCAATTCCGACCCCGATCCAATCGGCGCCCATGCAGCCCGAGGCGAATTTCCAACGCCCCGAGACCTGCCAGCCGCCATCAACCCGCTCGGCCTTTTGCACCGGGTGCAACCCGCCCGCAAAGACCTGATCGGGGCCATCGGCATACATGATTTCCTGCGCCGCCACGGGCAAGGCTGCGGTATAGGTATTGGCCGACCCGAACGCCGCCACCCAAGCCGCCGATCCGTCCACCGTCCCGAGCGCATCCACCATTTTCAAAAAATAATGTGGCGCCATTGCATCCCCACCGAAACGCGTCGGCGTCGCCGCGCGGAAAATCCGCGCCTTTTTCATCAGATCGATGACATCGCGCGGCACATGGCGCTTGGCTT containing:
- a CDS encoding acyl-CoA dehydrogenase family protein, with protein sequence MTQTNLAEAPYALDPATPDFSKLTETLEFKHLLEVVAARQEEFEAKRHVPRDVIDLMKKARIFRAATPTRFGGDAMAPHYFLKMVDALGTVDGSAAWVAAFGSANTYTAALPVAAQEIMYADGPDQVFAGGLHPVQKAERVDGGWQVSGRWKFASGCMGADWIGVGIAGQPQGAEPEAPPKVMMAVAPANEVEIVETWDVSGMQGTGSHDTTVTDKFYSDTWICERGAPGIFDEPLYRYPALAYQAQVHAACNLGLARAAIEQAKSVSGAAKLMVGQSRLCERGYFQLGLAQAEAKLRSARAFFYEAAEEAWEMLLKGDPVSLEQTTLLRISATNAAQSGAEVVQDCYRIAGMGVIAKSNPMQRYLRDAMVVTQHAAVTALTMESAGKILAGMDAPRGFP
- a CDS encoding LysR family transcriptional regulator, which codes for MKQTHSSRFDLNLVKVFLAIWDMRSLTGAGSRLGLTQPAVSHALRRLRDQFSDPLFQRVGNQMEPTETATRLREPFERAVELLEQTIHDTQRFEPGTTARRFRVAMTDTGEFYAMPRILGALERAAPQAGLTSVRVTMSDMESALRSGQVDLALGYLPDLETARCQGRLLFPDRMVCLMRSGHPALSGDWTVERFSALSFLDVSQAATGFQMTRSLLLQQGLTLAATARLEHFTVVPEVVRQTDFVTIFPHSIYRRLKARGGLEIRELPIDVPSYDIKLWRHESFATDPGLIWLQDMICTALKDEDMI
- a CDS encoding flavin reductase family protein, which encodes MSISTDEFRQSMALFPGAVTLITVGQGAARRGITATAVCSVTDRPPSLLACVNRDTATCEEIMRLDRFSVQLLGASDQDLALRFAGAGGVRGAEKFLAGNWSATQTGVPRLQTALASLACRVTSHSTQGSHQVFIGQIEEAFLAEAARDLAALVYARSQFRAVG